A stretch of Terriglobales bacterium DNA encodes these proteins:
- the fabG gene encoding 3-oxoacyl-[acyl-carrier-protein] reductase, translating to MPLPTTNLEGHVALVTGASQGIGRSCALALAEAGAAVALAARSQDKLAAVVGEITGAGGKAAAFRMDVASEDDIKSATKAAIARFGKIDILVNNAGITRDTLVMRMKRADWDDVLATNLTGAHLCIQAVIGSMLRQRWGRIVNITSIFGQMGQVGQANYAASKAGLIGLTKAVAREVASRNITVNAVAPGYIETAMTAALAPELREQVLKMVPLGRAGSDQDVASAVRFLASDQAAYITGHVLNVNGGMWMGS from the coding sequence ATGCCGCTTCCCACCACCAACCTGGAAGGACACGTCGCGCTCGTCACCGGCGCTTCGCAGGGCATCGGACGCTCCTGCGCGCTGGCGCTGGCCGAAGCCGGCGCCGCGGTGGCGCTCGCCGCGCGCAGCCAAGATAAGCTGGCCGCCGTGGTCGGCGAAATCACCGGCGCGGGCGGAAAAGCCGCCGCCTTCAGGATGGACGTGGCCAGCGAGGACGACATCAAGTCGGCCACGAAAGCGGCGATCGCTCGGTTTGGCAAGATCGATATCCTGGTCAACAACGCCGGCATCACGCGCGACACGCTGGTCATGCGCATGAAGCGCGCCGACTGGGACGACGTGCTCGCCACCAACCTCACCGGCGCGCACCTCTGCATTCAAGCCGTGATCGGCTCCATGCTCAGGCAGCGCTGGGGACGCATCGTCAACATCACCAGCATCTTCGGGCAGATGGGCCAGGTCGGGCAGGCCAACTACGCCGCCTCGAAAGCCGGGCTGATTGGGCTGACCAAGGCGGTGGCGCGCGAGGTGGCGTCGCGCAACATCACGGTCAACGCCGTGGCGCCCGGCTACATCGAGACGGCCATGACCGCCGCGCTCGCGCCCGAACTGCGCGAGCAGGTGCTGAAAATGGTCCCGCTGGGCCGCGCCGGCAGCGACCAGGACGTGGCCAGCGCCGTGCGCTTCCTCGCCTCCGATCAGGCGGCTTACATCACCGGGCACG
- a CDS encoding cation:proton antiporter, with protein sequence MSHAPDILLLELFAIFVWAKVFAEVFERLALPAVLGEILAGVVLGPYALGVVQPSPTVNSIAQLGAIFLLFVAGLETHPKELVRVGRQSLTVAIAGVIVPFVLGFGYMLLHGSPSHEATFVAAAMVATSVGITARVLSDMHVLQTRVARIILGAAVFDDILGMVLLAVVVGLASELGVQWTQLIVLALEAVGFALFMIFIGPRIVARIRPGLERMSTRNAPLVLALAICLGLSVAAERIGLAAIIGAFFAGLAFAEYSREWNLEMRAHAINEFLAPYFFFTMGALLDFHVFGASGVLTAAIVVSVLALISKVVGCGLPVLRDGWRAALRVGVGMTPRGEVALIVALIGLNMRIVSNRTYAIVVFMTAVTTIVAPPVLRCLFRTGPEEPVPVRAAAGPVAVE encoded by the coding sequence ATGTCGCATGCGCCCGACATCCTTCTGCTGGAGCTGTTCGCCATCTTCGTGTGGGCGAAAGTCTTCGCCGAGGTGTTCGAGCGGCTCGCGCTGCCGGCGGTGCTGGGCGAAATTCTCGCGGGCGTGGTGCTCGGGCCCTACGCCCTGGGCGTGGTGCAGCCCAGTCCCACGGTGAACTCGATCGCGCAACTCGGCGCCATCTTCCTGCTGTTCGTCGCCGGGCTGGAAACGCATCCCAAGGAGCTGGTGCGCGTGGGGCGGCAGTCGCTCACGGTTGCGATCGCCGGAGTGATCGTGCCCTTCGTGCTCGGCTTCGGCTACATGCTGCTGCACGGCAGCCCCTCGCACGAGGCTACGTTCGTGGCGGCGGCGATGGTGGCCACCAGCGTTGGCATCACGGCGCGTGTGCTCAGCGACATGCACGTGCTGCAGACGCGGGTGGCGCGCATCATCCTGGGCGCGGCCGTGTTTGACGACATCCTCGGCATGGTGCTGCTCGCGGTGGTTGTCGGACTCGCCTCTGAATTGGGCGTGCAGTGGACCCAGCTCATCGTGCTGGCGCTGGAGGCGGTCGGCTTCGCGCTGTTCATGATCTTCATTGGGCCGCGCATCGTGGCGCGCATCCGGCCCGGGCTGGAGCGCATGAGCACCCGCAACGCGCCGCTGGTGCTGGCGCTGGCCATCTGCCTGGGACTCTCTGTCGCGGCGGAGCGAATTGGACTGGCCGCCATCATCGGCGCGTTCTTCGCCGGCCTCGCCTTCGCCGAATACTCCCGCGAGTGGAACCTGGAGATGCGCGCACACGCCATCAACGAATTCCTTGCGCCGTACTTTTTCTTCACCATGGGCGCGCTGCTGGATTTCCACGTGTTTGGCGCCAGCGGCGTGCTCACCGCCGCAATCGTGGTCTCGGTGCTGGCGCTCATCTCCAAGGTTGTGGGCTGCGGGCTTCCAGTCTTGCGCGATGGCTGGCGCGCGGCGCTGCGCGTGGGCGTGGGCATGACGCCGCGCGGCGAGGTGGCGCTGATCGTTGCCCTGATCGGGCTGAACATGCGGATCGTGAGCAACCGCACCTACGCCATCGTGGTCTTCATGACGGCGGTCACCACCATCGTGGCGCCGCCCGTGCTGCGCTGCCTGTTCCGCACCGGGCCGGAAGAGCCGGTGCCGGTCCGCGCCGCGGCCGGACCGGTCGCTGTCGAGTAA
- a CDS encoding DUF4118 domain-containing protein, translating into MRNPLPQRLDDGVRVLMGVALAAGAAILVSATAPRPTSPWLPFAFLIIVFGLAWRYGAVAGMLGSVASVAVFAITLYPPLGSLSVGSTSERQALSWMLLAGVAFSFLLAPRKGWRRPPDLPAGGASEQQPRSQEASKQD; encoded by the coding sequence ATGCGAAACCCTCTACCCCAGCGGCTGGACGACGGCGTGCGCGTGCTGATGGGCGTCGCCCTGGCGGCCGGTGCGGCGATTCTGGTCTCGGCCACGGCTCCCCGTCCCACCTCGCCCTGGCTGCCGTTTGCTTTCCTCATCATTGTGTTCGGGCTGGCATGGCGGTACGGCGCCGTGGCGGGCATGCTCGGGTCGGTTGCCTCGGTGGCGGTCTTCGCCATCACGCTGTATCCGCCCCTGGGGAGCCTGTCGGTGGGCAGCACCTCGGAACGCCAAGCCCTGAGCTGGATGTTGCTGGCAGGCGTGGCTTTTTCCTTCCTGCTGGCGCCGCGCAAAGGCTGGCGTCGTCCTCCGGACCTCCCGGCCGGCGGCGCTTCCGAACAACAACCCCGGTCCCAAGAGGCATCCAAGCAAGATTGA
- a CDS encoding DUF5752 family protein translates to MAITAPKSRWASLPFYFNSAAHLMRIGRTRSYNLNELLEGLRSVPEDSIFQHMFRTLEDHHFIQEGFSNDFAHWAFASCNEVGLAERLASIDVREYTSLKALRENVVGVVEDYLRRNPRAGERAALEPFYFCASDTVVVPTQLVARNLREFADCIEKASVHSIHYHFIEARLRLKLNSNDFSLWLEEQLGLGAVADRINRIDIYTSTLQDVRRQMLRALEPALG, encoded by the coding sequence GTGGCCATCACGGCCCCAAAATCGCGCTGGGCGAGCTTGCCGTTTTACTTCAACTCGGCGGCACACCTCATGCGCATCGGCCGCACCAGGAGCTACAACCTCAATGAGCTGCTGGAAGGGCTGCGCAGCGTGCCCGAAGACTCCATTTTCCAGCACATGTTCCGGACGCTGGAAGATCACCACTTCATCCAGGAGGGATTTTCCAACGACTTTGCGCACTGGGCGTTCGCCTCGTGCAACGAGGTCGGGCTGGCGGAGCGGCTCGCGTCCATCGACGTGCGCGAGTACACCAGCCTGAAGGCGCTGCGCGAAAACGTGGTCGGGGTGGTGGAAGACTATCTGCGGCGCAACCCGCGCGCCGGCGAGCGGGCGGCGCTGGAGCCCTTCTACTTCTGCGCCAGCGACACCGTGGTCGTGCCCACGCAGCTGGTGGCGCGCAACCTGCGCGAATTCGCCGACTGCATCGAGAAGGCGAGCGTGCACAGCATCCATTACCACTTCATCGAGGCGCGGCTGCGGCTCAAGCTCAACAGCAACGACTTCTCGCTCTGGCTGGAGGAGCAGCTGGGCCTGGGCGCCGTGGCCGACCGCATCAATCGCATTGACATCTATACCTCCACTCTGCAGGACGTCCGCCGCCAGATGCTGCGCGCGCTGGAGCCGGCCCTGGGGTAA
- a CDS encoding glycosyltransferase, whose translation MTDSRQSGSTSADVQKPGTPAGNGNPASTTTEAPPERRQRPRPKISETPPAPPPPPVMDDYEPIVGRAELDEIRFLAQRLRGKTVKMVNSTAIGGGVAEMLNRLVPLINELEVQCKWEVITGGNDFYEITKGFHNALHGGEYNVTKEALDIFMMYNEQNRQRMEFAEDLFVIHDPQPVGLIRAKRDRGKWIWRCHIDLSNPHPDVWGFLRPMVEQYDAANFSSPSFARQLTIPQYLFCPCIDPLSEKNKELEESFIQKVCEDFGIDRSRPILVQVSRFDRLKDPVGVIQAYKLVKKYVDCQLVLAGGGATDDPEGAAVLQEVMNEAGDDPDIIILNLPPWSALEINALQRAATIVVQKSIKEGFGLTVTEGLWKGKAVIGGAVGGIPTQIIHKLTGVLVHSVEGCAYQIRYLLTHPEFAAQLGRNGREHVKENFLMTTNVKRWLLLFQIILGLAKPAPPEMKDPKNLSGRG comes from the coding sequence ATGACTGACAGCAGACAGAGCGGAAGCACGTCAGCCGATGTCCAGAAGCCGGGAACTCCGGCGGGCAACGGAAACCCAGCCTCGACCACCACCGAAGCGCCGCCTGAGCGCCGGCAGCGGCCGCGGCCAAAGATCAGCGAAACCCCGCCGGCCCCGCCGCCGCCGCCGGTGATGGACGACTACGAGCCCATCGTGGGCCGCGCCGAGCTCGACGAAATCCGCTTCCTGGCCCAGCGCCTCCGCGGCAAGACGGTGAAGATGGTGAACTCCACCGCCATCGGCGGCGGCGTCGCCGAAATGCTCAATCGCCTGGTTCCACTCATCAATGAGCTGGAAGTGCAGTGCAAATGGGAAGTCATAACCGGCGGCAACGACTTCTACGAGATCACCAAGGGATTCCACAACGCGCTGCACGGCGGCGAATACAACGTGACCAAGGAAGCGCTCGACATCTTCATGATGTACAACGAGCAGAACCGCCAGCGCATGGAGTTCGCGGAAGACCTGTTCGTCATCCACGATCCGCAGCCGGTCGGCCTCATTCGCGCCAAGCGCGACCGCGGCAAGTGGATCTGGCGCTGCCACATCGACCTGAGCAATCCGCATCCTGACGTGTGGGGCTTCCTGCGTCCCATGGTCGAGCAGTATGACGCGGCGAACTTTTCCTCGCCCTCATTCGCGCGCCAGCTCACCATTCCCCAGTATTTGTTTTGCCCCTGCATTGATCCGCTCTCGGAGAAGAACAAGGAACTCGAGGAGAGCTTCATCCAGAAGGTGTGCGAAGACTTCGGCATTGACCGCTCGCGCCCCATCCTCGTGCAGGTCTCGCGCTTCGACCGCCTCAAGGACCCGGTGGGCGTGATCCAGGCTTACAAGCTGGTGAAGAAGTATGTGGACTGCCAGCTGGTGCTGGCCGGCGGCGGCGCCACCGACGATCCCGAGGGCGCGGCCGTCCTCCAGGAAGTAATGAACGAAGCGGGCGACGACCCCGACATCATCATCCTCAACCTGCCGCCGTGGTCGGCGCTGGAGATCAACGCGCTGCAGCGCGCCGCCACCATCGTCGTGCAGAAATCCATCAAGGAAGGCTTCGGCCTGACCGTCACCGAAGGACTGTGGAAGGGCAAGGCGGTCATCGGCGGCGCCGTCGGCGGCATCCCCACGCAGATCATCCACAAGCTGACCGGCGTGCTGGTGCACTCGGTGGAGGGCTGCGCCTACCAGATCCGCTACCTGCTCACCCACCCCGAATTCGCCGCGCAACTGGGACGCAACGGCCGCGAGCACGTGAAGGAAAACTTCCTGATGACCACCAACGTGAAGCGCTGGCTGCTGCTGTTCCAGATCATCCTCGGCCTGGCGAAGCCTGCGCCACCGGAGATGAAGGACCCGAAGAACTTGAGCGGGAGGGGTTAA
- a CDS encoding class II aldolase/adducin family protein, whose product MKSERQYREEIVRFGRMLYERGFIAAKDGNLSVRLDDDTILVTCAGLCKGTLSADDMVLVDPDGRRKSGDRAVSTEMGMHLLIYHERPDVHAIVHAHPPTATGFAVAGMALDKPILAEVIVTLGSVPLARYGTPGTPELADSLSPLVPHHDAILMANHGVVAYGHDLERAYMNMEIVEHAAKIALVTHQLGREQMLPEEAVRKLNAQRAEYNRAAQAAAAEAHRATGTSKRPQ is encoded by the coding sequence TTGAAAAGCGAGCGCCAATACCGGGAAGAGATTGTCCGCTTCGGCCGCATGCTCTACGAGCGCGGCTTCATCGCCGCCAAAGACGGCAACCTTTCCGTCCGCCTCGACGACGACACGATCCTGGTGACCTGCGCCGGCTTGTGCAAAGGCACGCTGTCGGCCGACGACATGGTGCTGGTGGATCCCGACGGGCGGCGCAAGTCGGGCGACCGCGCCGTCTCGACCGAGATGGGCATGCACCTGCTCATCTACCACGAGCGGCCTGACGTGCACGCGATTGTGCATGCGCATCCCCCGACGGCGACCGGCTTCGCCGTGGCCGGCATGGCGCTGGACAAGCCGATTCTCGCTGAAGTCATCGTGACGCTCGGCTCGGTGCCCCTGGCGCGCTATGGCACGCCGGGAACGCCGGAACTGGCCGACTCGCTCTCGCCGCTGGTGCCGCACCACGACGCCATCCTGATGGCCAACCATGGCGTGGTCGCCTACGGACACGACCTGGAGCGCGCCTACATGAACATGGAAATCGTGGAGCACGCGGCCAAGATCGCGCTCGTCACCCACCAGCTTGGGCGCGAGCAGATGCTCCCGGAAGAAGCTGTCCGCAAGCTGAACGCCCAGCGCGCGGAGTACAACCGCGCGGCGCAGGCGGCAGCCGCCGAAGCCCACCGCGCGACGGGCACGAGCAAGAGGCCGCAGTAA
- the queA gene encoding tRNA preQ1(34) S-adenosylmethionine ribosyltransferase-isomerase QueA has protein sequence MLVSDFDYHLPPELIAQQPAAERAAARMLHLRRGVESGALADRQFRDLPGLLRPGDLLVMNNTRVFPARLFGRRSGARAQPVSPRNPAAREFLKGTVEVLLTRPLGTAGEWEALVRPGRKIGVGERLAFGERECDALHAEVIARGEFGERTLRFDSVPDFFDRVERIGHVPLPPYIARADGASDRERYQTVYARERGSVAAPTAGLHFTPEVLSEVRARGVETCEVTLHVGLGTFQPLHAEVVEQNKLHGERYSISRVAGEQINRARREKRRIVAVGTTTVRTLEYAASLSDAAGISPGSGEAELFIYPGYEFRVVNAMLTNFHLPRSSLLMLVCAFAGRERVLAAYRHAVAQRYRFYSYGDCMLIE, from the coding sequence GTGCTGGTTTCCGACTTCGACTACCACCTGCCGCCGGAACTGATCGCGCAGCAGCCCGCCGCCGAGCGCGCCGCCGCGCGCATGCTGCACCTGCGGCGCGGCGTCGAAAGCGGCGCACTCGCGGACCGGCAATTCCGCGACCTGCCCGGGCTGCTGCGTCCTGGCGATCTGCTGGTGATGAACAACACGCGCGTCTTTCCGGCGCGGCTCTTCGGGCGTCGCTCCGGCGCGCGCGCGCAACCGGTCAGCCCGCGGAATCCCGCAGCCCGCGAATTTCTGAAGGGAACGGTGGAGGTGCTGCTCACGCGTCCGCTGGGAACAGCGGGCGAATGGGAGGCGCTGGTCCGTCCCGGGCGCAAGATCGGCGTGGGCGAGCGGCTCGCCTTCGGCGAACGCGAATGCGACGCGCTCCATGCCGAGGTGATCGCGCGCGGCGAGTTCGGCGAGCGCACCTTGCGCTTCGATTCCGTGCCTGACTTTTTCGATCGCGTGGAGCGCATCGGGCATGTGCCGCTGCCCCCTTACATCGCGCGTGCCGATGGGGCCTCCGACCGCGAGCGCTACCAGACCGTCTACGCCCGCGAGCGCGGCTCCGTGGCCGCGCCCACCGCCGGGCTGCACTTCACGCCTGAGGTGCTAAGCGAGGTCCGCGCGCGCGGCGTGGAAACCTGTGAGGTCACGTTGCACGTCGGACTGGGAACCTTTCAGCCGCTGCACGCCGAAGTGGTCGAGCAGAACAAGCTGCATGGAGAGCGCTACTCGATTTCGCGTGTGGCCGGCGAACAGATCAACCGCGCCCGCCGGGAGAAGCGCCGCATCGTCGCCGTCGGCACCACCACGGTGCGCACGCTGGAGTATGCGGCCTCACTCTCCGACGCCGCCGGGATTTCGCCGGGCAGCGGCGAAGCAGAGCTGTTCATCTATCCCGGGTACGAGTTCCGCGTGGTGAACGCGATGCTCACCAACTTCCACCTGCCGCGCTCCTCGCTGCTCATGCTGGTGTGCGCCTTCGCCGGCCGCGAACGCGTGCTAGCGGCCTACCGCCATGCGGTCGCGCAGCGCTACAGGTTTTATTCTTATGGCGATTGCATGCTGATTGAGTGA
- a CDS encoding M28 family metallopeptidase, whose translation MATAFSPPSPGRAAASRGQNSQAPPPAIIGFRDAPRQAELERRFLAVPDPKLAEQHLRAMASAPHIAGSPKDRKTADYVAQRFREAGLETEIREYRVWMNRPGEISVDVVAPPGVAMHGPNPERVEGDPWQDDARVIPPFNGFSPSGDAEADVVYANYGRPEDLKQLEQMEIDVRGKILLIRYGQNFRGVKSYIAQERGAAGVLLYSDPFDDGYVRGDVYPRGPWRPSSAVQRGSIQFAFEYAGDPTTPGIAAVPSLPDAQRIAPERAPDLPRVPTTPLSSADAEPLLRNLGGPESPRDWQGGLPFTYHVGPGPVRVKMRLKQSYAYTTIWDVIGRLRGSSEPEQWVVAGNHRDAWVYGAVDPGSGTAAMLEAVHGIGELLKSGWRPRRTIVLASWDAEEQGLIGSTEWVEDNERALANAAAYVNMDSGASGPNFRAWASGELKDFLRDVARAVPSPRGGTLYEAWRATPEPARPTSRTLTPSLRGAVSGDPPVGNLGSGSDFTPFLEHAGVPATDARSSGSYGVYHSVFDNLSWFMKFGDPTFAYTQELARFFGLEVLRLANADVLPYDWQDYGKEISGYVDAAAQRAASVAGATPAGFTAASAAAQRLTAAGASIAAAQKNPPADAAALNRALIAAGRALLLPGGLPGRAWYRHAIYAPGEYTGYASAPLPGLATAIENKDAAQIEQQAAALAAALNRAAEMLEKATKPVSGF comes from the coding sequence TTGGCGACCGCGTTCAGCCCGCCTTCCCCGGGCCGGGCCGCGGCAAGCCGCGGCCAGAACTCCCAGGCGCCGCCGCCTGCGATCATCGGCTTCCGCGACGCTCCCCGCCAGGCCGAGCTCGAGCGCCGCTTCCTCGCCGTGCCCGATCCCAAGCTTGCCGAGCAGCACCTGCGCGCCATGGCGTCGGCGCCGCACATCGCCGGCTCGCCGAAGGACCGCAAAACCGCCGACTACGTGGCGCAGCGCTTCCGCGAAGCGGGCCTTGAAACGGAAATCCGTGAGTACCGGGTGTGGATGAACAGGCCTGGCGAGATCAGTGTTGACGTGGTCGCACCGCCGGGAGTGGCGATGCACGGGCCGAACCCCGAACGCGTTGAGGGCGACCCGTGGCAGGACGACGCACGGGTCATCCCGCCCTTCAACGGCTTTTCTCCCTCGGGCGACGCTGAGGCCGACGTCGTCTACGCCAACTACGGCCGCCCGGAAGACCTCAAGCAGCTCGAGCAGATGGAGATTGACGTGCGCGGCAAGATTCTGCTCATCCGCTACGGGCAGAATTTTCGCGGCGTGAAGAGCTACATCGCGCAGGAGAGGGGCGCTGCCGGCGTGCTGCTTTACTCCGATCCGTTCGATGACGGCTACGTTCGCGGTGACGTGTATCCGCGCGGGCCGTGGCGGCCGTCGAGCGCGGTGCAGCGCGGCTCCATTCAGTTCGCGTTCGAGTACGCCGGTGATCCCACCACGCCGGGCATCGCCGCGGTCCCGAGCCTGCCCGACGCGCAGCGCATTGCTCCCGAGCGCGCGCCTGACCTGCCGCGCGTGCCGACCACGCCGCTCTCATCAGCCGACGCCGAGCCGCTGCTTCGAAACCTGGGTGGACCCGAGTCGCCGCGCGATTGGCAGGGCGGCCTGCCGTTCACCTATCACGTGGGGCCCGGGCCGGTACGCGTGAAGATGCGCCTGAAGCAGAGCTACGCGTACACCACGATCTGGGATGTGATCGGACGCCTGCGCGGCTCGAGCGAGCCCGAACAGTGGGTCGTGGCCGGGAATCACCGCGACGCGTGGGTGTACGGCGCAGTCGATCCAGGCAGCGGCACGGCGGCGATGCTGGAAGCGGTTCACGGCATCGGTGAACTTCTCAAATCAGGCTGGCGCCCGCGGCGCACCATCGTCCTGGCGAGCTGGGACGCCGAGGAGCAGGGCCTGATCGGCTCGACCGAGTGGGTGGAAGACAACGAACGCGCGCTCGCCAATGCCGCCGCGTACGTCAACATGGACAGCGGCGCCTCGGGCCCTAACTTTCGCGCCTGGGCGTCGGGCGAGCTGAAGGATTTTCTGCGCGACGTGGCGCGCGCCGTGCCGAGTCCCAGGGGCGGCACGCTCTATGAGGCCTGGCGAGCAACACCGGAGCCGGCGCGCCCAACTTCACGCACTCTGACGCCGTCTCTGCGCGGGGCCGTCAGCGGCGATCCGCCGGTCGGCAACCTGGGCAGCGGGTCCGACTTCACGCCCTTCCTCGAGCACGCCGGCGTGCCCGCCACCGACGCGCGCAGCAGCGGCAGCTACGGCGTGTACCACTCCGTCTTCGACAACTTGAGCTGGTTCATGAAATTCGGCGATCCAACCTTCGCCTACACGCAGGAACTGGCGCGCTTCTTCGGCCTGGAAGTCCTGCGGCTCGCCAATGCCGACGTGCTGCCGTATGACTGGCAGGACTACGGAAAGGAAATCTCCGGCTACGTGGACGCCGCCGCGCAGCGCGCCGCTTCCGTTGCCGGCGCAACGCCGGCGGGATTCACCGCGGCGTCCGCGGCCGCCCAGCGCCTCACCGCCGCCGGCGCTTCCATTGCGGCAGCACAGAAGAATCCGCCCGCGGACGCGGCCGCGCTCAATCGCGCGCTGATCGCTGCCGGACGCGCGCTGCTCCTGCCCGGCGGACTTCCCGGCCGCGCATGGTATCGGCATGCGATCTACGCCCCCGGCGAGTACACCGGATACGCCTCGGCGCCGCTGCCCGGCCTCGCCACGGCGATCGAGAACAAAGATGCTGCGCAGATCGAGCAGCAGGCCGCCGCGCTGGCCGCGGCGCTGAACCGCGCGGCGGAGATGTTGGAGAAGGCAACGAAACCGGTTTCTGGTTTCTAG